The following coding sequences lie in one Pseudomonas sp. B33.4 genomic window:
- a CDS encoding L-cystine transporter, which produces MNLPLILNLLVFLALLFGLAQTRHTTWSLAKKVLLALAMGVAFGVALHTVYGAGNPVLKASIGWFDLVGNGYVQLLQMIVIPLVFASILSAVARLHNASSLGKISFLTIGTLLFTTAIAALIGIGLTNLFGLTAEGLVAGTQEMARLQTIQTDYAGKVADLNVPQLLLSFIPQNPFADLARAKPTSIISVVIFAAFLGVAALQLLKDDVEKGQKVINAIDTLQAWVMRLVRLVMKLTPYGVLALMTKVVAGSNLQDIIKLGSFVVVSYLGLGLMFVVHGVLVSAAGINPLRFFRKIWPVLTFAFTSRSSAASIPLSIEAQTRRLGIPQSVASFAASFGATIGQNGCAGLYPAMLAVMVAPTVGINPLDPLWIATLVAIVTLSSAGVAGVGGGATFAALIVLPAMGLPVSLVALLISVEPLIDMGRTALNVSGSITAGAITSQVMQQTDKELLDADEHAELAQA; this is translated from the coding sequence ATGAATCTACCGTTGATTCTCAACCTGCTGGTGTTCCTCGCCCTGCTCTTCGGTCTGGCGCAAACCCGCCACACCACGTGGAGTCTGGCGAAAAAAGTCCTGCTCGCGCTGGCGATGGGCGTCGCGTTCGGCGTGGCTCTGCACACTGTTTACGGTGCCGGTAACCCGGTGCTGAAAGCCTCGATCGGCTGGTTCGATCTGGTCGGCAACGGCTACGTGCAGTTGCTGCAAATGATCGTTATCCCGCTGGTGTTCGCCTCGATCCTCAGCGCCGTAGCACGCCTGCACAACGCCTCGTCGCTGGGCAAGATCAGCTTCCTGACCATCGGCACCCTGCTGTTCACCACCGCGATTGCGGCGCTGATCGGCATCGGCCTGACCAACCTGTTCGGCCTCACTGCCGAAGGTCTGGTCGCTGGCACTCAGGAAATGGCCCGTCTGCAAACCATTCAGACTGACTACGCCGGCAAAGTTGCCGACCTGAATGTGCCGCAACTGCTGCTGTCGTTCATCCCGCAAAACCCGTTTGCCGATCTGGCGCGGGCCAAGCCGACCTCGATCATCAGCGTGGTGATTTTCGCTGCGTTCCTGGGGGTTGCGGCGCTGCAACTGCTCAAGGATGACGTCGAGAAAGGCCAGAAAGTGATCAACGCCATCGACACCCTGCAAGCCTGGGTGATGCGTCTGGTACGTCTGGTGATGAAGCTGACCCCTTACGGCGTGTTGGCGCTGATGACCAAAGTGGTCGCCGGTTCCAACCTGCAGGACATCATCAAGCTCGGCAGTTTTGTCGTGGTGTCGTACCTCGGTCTGGGCCTGATGTTCGTCGTGCACGGCGTACTGGTGTCGGCGGCCGGGATCAACCCGCTGCGCTTCTTCCGCAAGATCTGGCCGGTGCTGACGTTCGCGTTCACCAGCCGCTCTAGCGCGGCGAGCATTCCGCTGAGCATTGAAGCGCAAACCCGTCGTCTGGGGATTCCGCAGTCGGTGGCGAGTTTTGCGGCATCGTTCGGTGCGACCATCGGCCAGAACGGTTGTGCCGGTCTGTACCCGGCGATGTTGGCAGTGATGGTTGCGCCGACCGTGGGCATCAACCCGCTGGATCCACTGTGGATCGCGACGCTGGTGGCGATTGTGACCTTGAGTTCGGCGGGTGTGGCCGGTGTGGGTGGCGGCGCGACGTTCGCGGCGCTGATCGTGCTGCCGGCGATGGGTTTGCCGGTGTCACTGGTGGCGTTGCTGATTTCGGTTGAGCCGCTGATTGATATGGGCCGCACGGCGTTGAACGTGAGTGGTTCGATTACGGCCGGTGCGATTACCAGTCAGGTGATGCAGCAGACGGATAAAGAGCTGCTGGATGCCGATGAGCATGCGGAGTTGGCTCAGGCGTGA
- a CDS encoding dihydrofolate reductase: MTKSLPLSLIAALGENRVIGVDNSMPWHLPGDFKYFKATTLGKPIIMGRKTWDSLGRPLPGRLNIVVSRQADLVLEGAEVYPSLEAAVIRAEEWAKAQGVDELMLIGGAQLYAQGLAQADRLYLTRVALSPEGDAWFPEFDLNEWKLVSNVENPAVEDKPAYNFEVWEKA; this comes from the coding sequence ATGACTAAATCACTCCCCCTCAGCCTGATCGCAGCCCTCGGTGAAAACCGCGTGATCGGCGTCGACAACAGCATGCCCTGGCACCTGCCGGGGGACTTCAAATACTTCAAGGCCACGACCTTGGGCAAGCCGATCATCATGGGTCGCAAGACCTGGGATTCGCTTGGCCGTCCGTTGCCGGGCCGCCTGAATATCGTAGTCAGCCGTCAGGCCGATCTGGTGCTGGAAGGTGCGGAAGTGTATCCGTCGCTGGAAGCTGCGGTGATTCGCGCCGAGGAATGGGCGAAAGCGCAGGGCGTCGATGAGCTGATGCTGATTGGTGGCGCGCAGTTGTACGCGCAAGGACTGGCGCAGGCGGATCGTCTGTATCTGACGCGCGTGGCGTTGAGCCCGGAAGGGGATGCGTGGTTTCCGGAGTTTGATTTGAACGAGTGGAAATTGGTTTCCAACGTTGAAAACCCGGCGGTTGAAGATAAGCCGGCGTACAACTTCGAAGTCTGGGAAAAAGCCTAA
- a CDS encoding DUF2868 domain-containing protein, with protein MTELTPLQNLWLTETVRLREEHAGPLDDLEANRLARTAGGDLPSRIQRRALWLAERDGLTNALKHWLQGARLALVLLMIFAVLSGAGLAFAALGQTPVNVFWALGSLLGLNLILLLSWLLGLIFAGEHGATLGRLWLWLSEKMARDAKAAQLAPALLLMLQRKKLNRWALGTLVNGLWLLAMFSALILLLTLMATRRYGFVWETTILSADTFIHVTHALGYLPSLLGFNVPTVEMIRASGDAALDIESARQAWATWLVGVLVVYGVLPRLLLALLCFWRWNSGKAALRLDLNLPGYAQLRERLMPTSERLGVNDPEPAQLHRVESGVGELVSEGALLVAIELDEQRPWPPALPKNVSNAGILDSRESRHKLLEQLSRFPPARLAIACDPRRSPDRGSLALIAELARSAGETRVWLLQAPPGEALDAERLGDWHIALQQLELPFADCAPLNWLETGHD; from the coding sequence GTGACTGAACTGACTCCACTGCAAAACCTCTGGCTGACCGAGACCGTGCGCCTGCGCGAAGAACACGCAGGCCCATTGGATGATCTAGAGGCCAACCGACTGGCGCGCACGGCCGGCGGCGATCTGCCGAGCCGCATTCAACGCCGGGCGTTATGGCTGGCCGAGCGTGACGGGCTGACCAATGCCCTCAAACACTGGCTGCAAGGCGCGCGTCTGGCGCTGGTGTTGCTGATGATCTTCGCGGTATTGAGCGGCGCCGGTCTGGCCTTCGCCGCACTCGGCCAGACGCCGGTCAATGTGTTCTGGGCCTTGGGCAGCCTGCTCGGACTGAACCTGATTCTGTTGCTGAGCTGGTTGCTGGGATTGATCTTTGCCGGTGAACACGGCGCCACGCTCGGACGACTATGGCTGTGGCTCAGCGAAAAAATGGCCCGCGATGCCAAAGCCGCGCAACTGGCACCTGCCCTGCTGCTGATGCTGCAACGCAAGAAACTCAATCGCTGGGCGCTCGGTACGCTGGTCAACGGTTTATGGTTGCTGGCGATGTTCAGCGCACTGATTCTGCTGCTGACATTGATGGCGACCCGGCGCTACGGCTTCGTCTGGGAAACCACGATTCTCAGCGCCGACACCTTTATCCACGTCACTCATGCGCTGGGTTATCTGCCGTCGCTGCTCGGTTTCAATGTGCCGACGGTGGAGATGATCCGCGCCAGTGGCGACGCTGCGCTCGATATTGAAAGCGCCCGTCAGGCCTGGGCGACCTGGCTGGTTGGGGTGTTGGTGGTGTACGGCGTGCTGCCGCGACTGCTGCTCGCACTGTTGTGTTTCTGGCGCTGGAACAGCGGTAAAGCCGCGCTGCGTCTGGACCTGAACCTGCCCGGCTACGCACAACTGCGCGAACGCCTGATGCCGACCAGCGAACGCCTCGGCGTCAATGACCCGGAGCCTGCGCAACTGCATCGCGTCGAAAGCGGCGTTGGTGAACTGGTCAGCGAAGGCGCGTTGCTGGTCGCCATCGAACTCGATGAGCAGCGCCCATGGCCGCCCGCATTGCCGAAAAACGTCAGCAACGCCGGCATCCTCGACAGCCGCGAGTCACGGCACAAACTCCTCGAACAATTGAGCCGCTTTCCGCCAGCACGTCTGGCGATTGCCTGCGATCCACGGCGCTCGCCGGATCGTGGCAGCCTCGCGCTAATCGCCGAGCTGGCGCGCAGCGCTGGCGAAACCCGCGTGTGGCTGCTGCAAGCGCCGCCCGGCGAAGCGCTGGACGCCGAACGCCTCGGCGACTGGCACATCGCGCTGCAACAACTGGAGTTGCCGTTCGCCGATTGCGCGCCGTTGAACTGGCTGGAGACGGGTCATGACTGA
- a CDS encoding GTPase/DUF3482 domain-containing protein — translation MTDAWKAPLKLAVVGHTNVGKTSLLRTLTRDVGFGEVSHRPSTTRHVEGARLSVDGEPLLDLYDTPGLEDAIALLDFLERLERPGERLDGPARLARFLDGSEARQRFEQEAKVLRQLLASDAGLYVIDAREPVLAKYRDELEVLASCGKPLLPVLNFVSSANHREPDWREALARLGLHALVRFDSVAPPEDGERRLYESLALLLENARPQLERLIADQQAQRLARQQSAARLIAELLIDCAACRRSVVSEAAQEQQAISELRKAVRQREQKCVEALLKLYAFRPQDAAASDLPLLDGRWGDDLFNPETLKQLGVRVGGGIAAGAAAGAGVDLLVGGITLGAAALAGAIAGGALQTARSYGSRLLGKIKGQRELTVDDGVLRLLALRQRQLVLALDQRGHAAMDAVQVATPQDKTWREGKLPEALNKARAHPQWSSLNPQAKLNQGERQEQIEALVGKVLEL, via the coding sequence ATGACTGATGCCTGGAAAGCGCCGCTGAAACTCGCGGTGGTCGGCCACACCAACGTCGGCAAGACCTCGCTGCTGCGCACGCTGACCCGCGATGTCGGCTTCGGCGAAGTCTCCCATCGCCCGAGCACCACGCGGCATGTCGAAGGTGCGCGGTTGTCGGTGGACGGCGAGCCGTTGCTCGACCTCTACGACACGCCGGGGCTGGAAGACGCCATCGCCCTGCTGGACTTTCTCGAACGTCTGGAACGCCCCGGCGAACGCCTCGATGGCCCGGCGCGACTGGCGCGGTTTCTCGACGGCAGCGAGGCGCGCCAGCGTTTCGAACAGGAGGCGAAAGTGCTGCGGCAATTGCTGGCCTCCGACGCCGGTTTATACGTGATCGATGCGCGCGAACCGGTGCTGGCCAAGTATCGCGATGAACTGGAAGTGCTGGCCAGTTGCGGCAAACCGCTGCTGCCGGTGCTGAATTTCGTCAGCAGCGCCAACCATCGCGAACCGGATTGGCGCGAGGCATTGGCGCGGCTCGGGCTGCATGCGCTGGTACGTTTCGACAGCGTTGCGCCGCCCGAAGATGGCGAGCGGCGGTTGTATGAAAGCCTCGCGCTGCTGCTGGAAAACGCCCGTCCGCAACTTGAGCGGTTGATTGCCGATCAACAGGCTCAGCGCCTGGCGCGGCAGCAAAGTGCGGCGCGCTTGATTGCTGAGTTGTTGATCGACTGTGCGGCTTGCCGGCGCAGTGTGGTCAGCGAAGCTGCGCAGGAACAGCAAGCCATCAGCGAACTGCGCAAGGCTGTGCGTCAGCGTGAGCAGAAGTGTGTTGAGGCGTTGCTCAAACTGTATGCGTTTCGTCCGCAGGATGCGGCGGCGAGTGATTTGCCGTTGCTGGACGGGCGTTGGGGCGATGACCTGTTCAACCCGGAAACCTTGAAGCAACTCGGTGTGCGCGTAGGCGGCGGGATTGCTGCCGGTGCGGCGGCGGGGGCTGGCGTGGATTTGCTGGTTGGCGGGATCACGCTCGGCGCGGCGGCGCTGGCGGGGGCGATTGCCGGTGGTGCGCTGCAGACGGCGCGTAGTTATGGCAGTCGCTTGCTCGGCAAGATCAAAGGCCAGCGTGAGCTGACGGTGGATGACGGGGTGCTACGGTTGTTGGCGTTGCGTCAGCGGCAACTGGTGTTGGCGCTGGATCAGCGTGGGCATGCGGCGATGGATGCGGTTCAGGTGGCCACGCCGCAAGACAAAACCTGGCGCGAGGGCAAGTTGCCGGAAGCGCTGAACAAGGCGCGGGCGCATCCGCAGTGGTCGTCGTTGAATCCGCAGGCGAAGTTGAATCAGGGGGAAAGGCAGGAGCAGATTGAGGCGTTGGTAGGGAAGGTGCTTGAGCTGTAG
- a CDS encoding phosphonate degradation HD-domain oxygenase, with amino-acid sequence MTDHEQTVAKVFALYERFGTSDYIGEPVSQIEHMSQAAELAMAEGFDDEVVLAAFFHDIGHLCAEGAENMDGFGVVSHERLGADYLREAGFSERLAQLVEYHVQAKRYLTLREPGYFDRLSEASRRTLEYQGGVMTEAEADAFAHDPLCAVSLRMRQWDELAKEMAVPVMDLGVLKRKAEVLLSAG; translated from the coding sequence ATGACAGATCACGAGCAAACCGTCGCCAAGGTATTCGCGCTGTACGAACGCTTCGGCACCAGCGATTACATCGGCGAACCGGTGTCGCAGATCGAACACATGTCCCAGGCCGCCGAACTGGCGATGGCCGAGGGCTTTGATGACGAAGTGGTGTTGGCAGCGTTCTTTCATGACATCGGCCACCTGTGTGCCGAGGGCGCGGAGAACATGGACGGCTTTGGCGTGGTCAGTCATGAACGGTTGGGTGCGGATTATTTGCGTGAGGCCGGTTTCAGCGAGCGCTTGGCACAGCTGGTGGAATATCACGTGCAGGCCAAGCGGTATCTGACGTTGCGTGAGCCGGGGTATTTTGATCGGCTGAGTGAGGCGAGTCGGCGGACGCTGGAATATCAGGGTGGGGTGATGACAGAGGCCGAGGCGGATGCGTTTGCGCATGATCCGTTGTGTGCGGTGAGTTTGCGGATGCGGCAGTGGGATGAGCTGGCCAAGGAGATGGCGGTGCCGGTGATGGATTTGGGTGTGCTGAAGCGTAAGGCTGAGGTTTTGTTGTCGGCCGGGTAA
- a CDS encoding TIGR03364 family FAD-dependent oxidoreductase, which translates to MTQHKDLLVVGAGILGLSHAYAAAKRGLKVAVFERTATPLGASVRNFGQALVTGQPPGPMLELAKASREIWGDWAQLAGLQIKRNGSYLFARTEAEEHLLEAFCNGRAVEHGYNIQLLRGAALRDLYNGQFRHHRAALHGIDDQQLYSREAIPALIDYLRRDLSVEFHFSTLVRDVEPGHLHSTAGTFTAKQIIVCSGHDYQTLLAEPIAALDPQICRLQMLRAKPQIDLNLQHALLTGLSCVHYGAFADLPEAAAVQAQILREQPHLHDNGIHLLISPTPYGELIIGDSHHYGSDPSPFNAEQVDNWMIELAEQTLGCKVQVVERWQGVYGSRGPGPFSLLRPAPGLSVALMHTGVGMSVGPAMAERNIAQLLEEV; encoded by the coding sequence ATGACACAACACAAAGACCTGCTCGTCGTAGGCGCCGGCATTCTGGGCCTATCGCACGCCTACGCCGCCGCCAAACGCGGCCTCAAGGTCGCCGTTTTCGAACGCACTGCCACGCCCCTCGGCGCCTCGGTGCGCAACTTCGGCCAGGCCCTTGTCACCGGCCAACCCCCCGGCCCAATGCTCGAACTGGCCAAGGCCAGCCGCGAAATCTGGGGCGACTGGGCGCAACTCGCCGGGCTGCAAATCAAACGTAACGGCTCCTACTTGTTTGCCCGCACCGAAGCCGAAGAACATCTGCTCGAAGCCTTCTGCAACGGTCGAGCCGTTGAACACGGTTACAACATCCAGTTGCTGCGCGGCGCTGCATTGCGCGATCTATACAACGGCCAGTTCCGCCACCACCGCGCCGCCCTCCACGGCATCGACGATCAACAGCTGTACTCGCGCGAAGCAATCCCTGCATTGATCGATTACCTGCGCCGAGACCTCAGTGTCGAGTTTCACTTCTCGACTTTGGTGCGCGACGTTGAACCCGGCCACCTGCACAGCACCGCCGGGACGTTTACCGCGAAGCAGATCATCGTCTGCTCCGGCCACGATTATCAAACCCTGCTGGCCGAGCCGATTGCCGCACTCGATCCGCAAATCTGCCGCCTGCAAATGCTTCGCGCCAAACCGCAGATCGATCTCAATCTGCAACACGCCTTGCTCACCGGTCTGAGCTGCGTGCACTACGGCGCCTTCGCCGATTTGCCGGAAGCGGCGGCGGTGCAGGCGCAAATCCTGCGTGAGCAACCGCACCTGCACGACAACGGTATTCACCTGCTGATCAGCCCGACGCCGTACGGCGAACTGATCATCGGTGACTCGCACCATTACGGCAGCGACCCTTCACCGTTCAACGCCGAGCAAGTGGACAACTGGATGATCGAACTGGCCGAGCAGACCCTGGGCTGCAAGGTGCAAGTGGTCGAGCGCTGGCAGGGCGTCTATGGTTCTCGGGGACCGGGACCATTTTCGTTGCTGCGCCCGGCACCCGGGTTGAGTGTGGCGCTGATGCACACCGGCGTCGGCATGAGCGTTGGCCCGGCCATGGCCGAGCGCAACATTGCGCAGTTGCTGGAGGAAGTTTGA
- a CDS encoding putative 2-aminoethylphosphonate ABC transporter substrate-binding protein: MFKPMALAAAVLATFSLNAFAAKTELTVYTALEAEQLKSYKEAFEKANPDVEIKWVRDSTGIITAKLLAEKARPQADAVWGLAASSLAILDQQGMLQSYAPKDLGKIGANYRDAANPPAWVGMDVWAATICFNTVEAEKQGLTKPVSWQDLTKPEYKGKIVMPNPASSGTGFLDVSAWLQTFGEKQGWAYMDGLHQNIGQYVHSGSKPCKLAAAGEFPIGISFEYPAVQLKRQGAPLDIILPKEGLGWEIEATAVIKGTPHEEAAKKLADFSASAEAMDLYKENFAVLAQPGIAKPQTELPADYEQRLIKNDFAWASKNRDEILTEWRKRYDGKSEKVAAK; the protein is encoded by the coding sequence ATGTTCAAGCCTATGGCCCTGGCCGCTGCTGTGCTCGCTACTTTCAGCCTGAATGCCTTCGCGGCAAAAACCGAGTTGACGGTGTACACCGCCCTCGAAGCCGAGCAACTGAAGTCCTACAAAGAAGCGTTCGAAAAGGCCAACCCGGACGTCGAGATCAAATGGGTGCGTGATTCCACCGGGATCATTACCGCCAAACTGCTCGCCGAAAAGGCCCGTCCGCAGGCTGACGCGGTGTGGGGTCTGGCCGCTTCAAGCCTGGCGATCCTCGATCAGCAGGGCATGCTGCAAAGCTATGCGCCGAAGGACCTCGGCAAGATCGGTGCGAACTACCGCGACGCCGCTAACCCGCCTGCGTGGGTCGGCATGGACGTCTGGGCCGCGACCATTTGCTTCAACACTGTCGAGGCCGAGAAACAGGGTTTGACCAAACCCGTGAGCTGGCAGGACCTGACCAAGCCTGAGTACAAAGGCAAGATCGTCATGCCTAACCCGGCCTCGTCCGGCACCGGTTTCCTCGACGTCAGCGCGTGGCTGCAAACCTTCGGCGAGAAGCAGGGCTGGGCCTACATGGACGGTCTGCACCAGAACATTGGTCAGTACGTTCACTCCGGTTCCAAGCCTTGCAAGTTAGCGGCGGCGGGCGAGTTCCCGATCGGTATTTCCTTTGAATACCCAGCGGTACAGCTAAAACGCCAGGGCGCGCCGCTGGACATCATCCTGCCGAAGGAAGGTCTGGGCTGGGAAATCGAAGCGACTGCCGTGATCAAAGGCACGCCGCATGAAGAAGCGGCGAAGAAACTGGCGGACTTCTCGGCGAGTGCTGAGGCGATGGATCTGTACAAGGAGAACTTTGCTGTTCTTGCGCAGCCAGGGATCGCCAAGCCGCAGACTGAATTGCCGGCGGATTATGAGCAGCGTCTGATCAAGAACGACTTTGCCTGGGCCTCGAAGAATCGCGACGAGATCCTCACCGAGTGGCGCAAGCGCTATGACGGCAAGTCCGAGAAAGTGGCGGCCAAGTAA
- a CDS encoding putative 2-aminoethylphosphonate ABC transporter permease subunit, which produces MNSNLALPLPHKQVRQTSKAEIGDRIFVVGGKALLLLLLGVAVLLPLLAIFWRGFSSEAGQGGGWVAAKELVSSANFHWLLGNSLKVSLSVAAIVVPLAYLFAYALQRTLIPAKGIWRGISLLPLMAPSMLPGIALVYLFGNQGMLRGLLSDNIYGFWGIVLGEVIYTFPHALMILLSALSLADARLFDAASSMGASPAKAFRSITWPATRQAVFAAFCLVFTLTITDFGVPVVVGGDYQVLALEAYKAVVGQQQFGRGALIGMVLLLPALFSFGVDAWLRRRHGDSMSGRAQVFKPAPSKLRDGCYLAIVLLISAALILVFGMAVFSSLVKFWPYNLSLSLNHYQFNETAGGGWLAYSNSLKMALGTALIGSVLIFTGAYLMEKTRSQRGLNLALRMLSFVPMAVPGLVLGLGYVFFFNLTGNPLHVLYGTMTLLIVCTIAHYLTTAQMTATTALRQLDAEFEAAALSLKAPLYRHYLRVTVPICLPALLDIVRYLFVSAMTTVSAAIFLYSPDTILAAVAVLNMDDAGNVGGAAAMSTLILFTSAGVSLLLAWASRGLLRRSQAWRQTAPGH; this is translated from the coding sequence ATGAACAGCAACCTCGCGCTGCCGCTACCGCACAAGCAGGTGCGCCAGACTTCGAAAGCCGAGATCGGCGATCGCATTTTTGTCGTCGGCGGCAAAGCCCTTCTGCTGCTGTTGCTCGGCGTCGCGGTGTTGCTGCCGTTGCTGGCGATCTTCTGGCGTGGCTTCAGCAGCGAGGCCGGGCAGGGCGGTGGCTGGGTTGCGGCGAAGGAGTTGGTGAGCAGCGCGAATTTCCACTGGCTACTCGGTAATAGCCTGAAAGTTTCCCTCAGCGTCGCGGCCATCGTCGTACCGCTGGCTTACCTGTTTGCCTACGCGCTGCAACGCACGCTGATTCCGGCGAAGGGCATCTGGCGTGGGATTTCGTTGTTGCCGCTGATGGCGCCGTCGATGCTTCCGGGGATTGCACTGGTCTATCTGTTCGGCAACCAGGGCATGTTGCGCGGCCTGCTCTCGGACAACATCTACGGGTTCTGGGGGATTGTGCTGGGTGAGGTGATTTATACCTTTCCCCATGCGTTGATGATTCTGCTCTCGGCGTTGTCGCTGGCCGATGCGCGACTGTTCGATGCCGCGTCGAGCATGGGCGCCAGTCCGGCTAAAGCCTTCCGCAGCATTACTTGGCCAGCGACTCGCCAGGCCGTGTTCGCCGCGTTCTGTCTGGTGTTCACCCTGACCATCACCGATTTCGGTGTGCCGGTGGTGGTCGGTGGCGACTATCAAGTGCTGGCGCTGGAGGCCTACAAAGCCGTGGTCGGTCAGCAGCAATTCGGTCGCGGCGCGTTGATCGGCATGGTGCTGTTGCTGCCGGCGCTGTTCAGCTTCGGCGTCGATGCCTGGCTGCGCCGCCGTCACGGTGACTCCATGAGCGGTCGGGCGCAGGTGTTCAAACCGGCGCCGTCGAAGCTGCGCGATGGCTGCTATCTGGCGATTGTCCTGTTGATCAGCGCGGCGTTGATTCTGGTGTTCGGCATGGCGGTGTTCTCCTCCTTGGTGAAATTCTGGCCGTACAACCTGTCGCTGTCGCTCAACCATTACCAGTTCAACGAAACCGCTGGCGGCGGCTGGCTGGCCTACAGCAACAGTCTGAAGATGGCCTTGGGTACGGCGTTGATCGGCAGCGTGCTGATTTTCACCGGTGCTTACCTGATGGAGAAAACCCGCAGCCAACGCGGCCTCAATCTGGCCTTGCGCATGCTCAGCTTTGTGCCGATGGCGGTGCCGGGGCTGGTGCTCGGTCTGGGTTACGTCTTCTTCTTCAACCTCACGGGCAACCCGCTGCATGTGCTGTACGGGACGATGACGCTGCTGATCGTCTGCACCATTGCGCATTATTTGACCACCGCACAAATGACTGCGACCACCGCGTTGCGCCAACTCGACGCCGAGTTCGAAGCCGCCGCGCTGTCGCTCAAGGCGCCGCTGTATCGGCATTACCTGCGAGTCACCGTGCCGATATGTTTGCCGGCGCTGCTGGATATCGTGCGCTACCTGTTTGTCTCGGCGATGACCACGGTGTCGGCGGCGATCTTCCTCTACAGCCCCGACACCATCCTTGCGGCGGTCGCAGTGCTGAACATGGATGACGCCGGCAACGTCGGCGGCGCGGCGGCGATGTCGACCCTGATTCTGTTCACCTCGGCGGGCGTGTCTTTGCTGCTGGCGTGGGCTTCGCGCGGCTTGCTGCGCCGTTCTCAAGCCTGGCGGCAAACCGCGCCCGGTCACTGA
- a CDS encoding putative 2-aminoethylphosphonate ABC transporter ATP-binding protein, which yields MNPAIATALTNPGAPMKVRGVQKRFGAFTALDNVSLDVAAGELVCLLGPSGCGKTTLLRCIAGLEKQDSGELYLGERDVSHLAPQARDYGILFQSYALFPNLTVEANIAYGLAGSGRDEVRRRVGQMLELVGLTGSEKKYPGQLSGGQQQRVALARALAPAPSLLLLDEPMSALDARVREHLCTELRQLQRNLGITTLMVTHNQDEAMLMADRIAVMNNGRVEQYATPQEIYNRPATPFVAEFVGQGNWLPFQRSSDSHAQVGGMNLRLSDGSVQRASGRLFCRPEAINVNPPVHEENLFPAKVREITFLGNRCRMSFELDQLPGHALLAELAPEAMPRLGAQQIMVALPPRSLQVFA from the coding sequence ATGAATCCTGCCATCGCAACTGCCCTGACCAACCCCGGCGCACCCATGAAAGTGCGCGGCGTGCAGAAACGCTTCGGCGCGTTCACTGCGCTGGATAACGTCTCCCTCGACGTCGCCGCCGGTGAACTGGTGTGCCTGCTCGGCCCGTCGGGCTGCGGCAAGACCACGTTGCTGCGCTGCATCGCCGGTCTGGAAAAACAGGACAGCGGCGAGCTGTACCTCGGCGAGCGCGACGTCTCGCACCTCGCCCCGCAAGCCCGTGATTACGGGATTCTGTTCCAGTCCTACGCGCTGTTTCCCAATCTGACGGTCGAAGCGAACATTGCCTACGGCCTCGCCGGCAGCGGTCGCGACGAAGTACGTCGCCGTGTCGGGCAAATGCTCGAACTGGTTGGCCTCACCGGCAGCGAGAAAAAGTACCCCGGCCAATTGTCCGGCGGCCAACAGCAACGTGTAGCGCTGGCCCGCGCGCTGGCGCCGGCACCGTCGCTGTTGTTGCTTGATGAACCGATGTCCGCCCTCGACGCCCGCGTCCGCGAGCATCTGTGTACCGAGCTGCGCCAGCTGCAACGCAACCTCGGCATCACCACCTTGATGGTCACGCACAATCAGGACGAAGCCATGCTGATGGCCGACCGCATCGCCGTGATGAACAACGGCCGCGTCGAGCAGTACGCCACGCCGCAGGAAATCTACAACCGCCCGGCCACGCCGTTCGTGGCCGAGTTTGTTGGGCAGGGCAACTGGCTGCCGTTCCAGCGCAGCAGCGACAGCCACGCGCAGGTCGGCGGGATGAACCTGCGCCTCAGCGACGGCAGCGTCCAGCGCGCCTCGGGTCGTTTGTTCTGCCGCCCGGAAGCGATCAACGTCAATCCGCCGGTGCATGAAGAAAACCTGTTCCCGGCCAAAGTCCGCGAAATAACCTTCCTCGGCAACCGCTGCCGCATGAGCTTCGAACTCGATCAATTGCCGGGCCACGCCTTGCTCGCCGAACTCGCGCCGGAAGCCATGCCGCGCCTCGGTGCCCAGCAGATCATGGTCGCCTTGCCGCCGCGCAGCCTGCAGGTGTTTGCCTGA